The Sphingobacterium bambusae genome includes a window with the following:
- the gap gene encoding type I glyceraldehyde-3-phosphate dehydrogenase, with amino-acid sequence MKIGINGFGRIGRLAFRAAINRSDIEIVGINDLVEPDYLAYMLKYDSTHGRFDGTVEVKDGNLIVNGQTIRITAEKDPADLKWDEVGAEVIIESTGFFLTKELAQKHIDAGAKKVVMSAPAKDDTPTFVMGVNHKDLKAEYTIVSNASCTTNCLAPIAKVLNDNFGIVEGLMTTVHAVTATQKTVDGPSAKDWRGGRGAYQNIIPSSTGAAKAVGLVLPELKGKLTGMSLRVPTADVSVVDLTVRLEKGASYEDIKKVMKDASEGDLKGILGYTEDEVVSTDFLGDARTSIFDAKAGISLNDNFVKVVSWYDNEWGYSNKIIDLAQEIAKL; translated from the coding sequence ATGAAAATTGGAATTAACGGATTCGGCCGTATCGGCCGTTTAGCATTTAGAGCAGCAATCAATCGCAGCGATATCGAAATCGTTGGTATCAACGACTTGGTAGAGCCTGATTACTTAGCATACATGCTTAAATATGACTCTACACACGGCAGATTTGATGGCACCGTAGAAGTAAAAGATGGCAACCTTATCGTTAACGGACAAACAATCCGTATCACGGCAGAGAAAGATCCTGCAGACCTTAAATGGGACGAAGTAGGTGCTGAAGTAATCATCGAATCTACTGGCTTTTTCTTGACTAAAGAATTGGCTCAAAAACACATCGACGCTGGCGCGAAGAAAGTTGTTATGTCTGCTCCTGCAAAAGATGATACCCCTACTTTCGTAATGGGTGTTAACCATAAAGATCTTAAAGCAGAATATACTATCGTTTCTAACGCTTCTTGTACAACGAACTGTCTTGCGCCTATCGCAAAGGTATTGAACGATAACTTCGGTATCGTTGAGGGCTTGATGACAACAGTACACGCCGTAACAGCAACACAGAAAACAGTTGACGGACCTTCAGCGAAAGACTGGAGAGGTGGCCGTGGTGCTTACCAAAACATCATCCCTTCTTCTACAGGAGCTGCTAAAGCCGTAGGTTTGGTTCTTCCTGAATTGAAAGGAAAATTGACAGGTATGTCCCTTCGTGTTCCTACAGCTGACGTTTCTGTTGTTGACTTAACTGTACGCTTAGAAAAAGGTGCTTCTTACGAAGACATCAAGAAAGTAATGAAAGACGCATCTGAAGGCGACTTGAAAGGTATTTTGGGTTATACAGAAGATGAGGTTGTTTCAACGGACTTCTTGGGTGATGCACGTACATCGATCTTCGATGCTAAAGCTGGTATCTCTTTGAACGACAACTTTGTGAAAGTAGTATCTTGGTACGATAACGAGTGGGGTTACTCCAACAAAATTATCGACCTTGCACAAGAGATCGCAAAACTCTAA
- a CDS encoding O-acetylhomoserine aminocarboxypropyltransferase/cysteine synthase family protein, whose amino-acid sequence MSINKSHKFETLQVHAGQEVDPTTGARALPIYQTSSYVFNNAEHGANLFALKEFGNIYTRIMNPTTDAFEKRIAALEGGVAALAVASGQAAQFIALTNILESGENFVAGANLYGGTYNQFKVSFKRLGIEARFAADSEAENIEKLIDDKTKAIYLETIGNPSYSIPDFDKISALAKKYDLPLIVDNTFGAGGYLFKPLEHGAHIVVESATKWIGGHGTSIGGVIIDGGNYNWSNGKFKQFSEPSEGYHGLVFSDVFGPNGPFGNIQFIIRARVEGLRDFGPALSPFNSFLLVQGLETLSLRVQRHVDNAYEIAQWLEAHPQVEKVSYPGLKNHPYHEAAQKYLKNGYGSVLSFTIKGGAEKANEFIDALDLISHLANVGDAKTLIIHPAATTHQQLSDEEQRSAGVYPGQLRLSVGIEHVDDIKDDLQAAFEKIQ is encoded by the coding sequence ATGTCAATAAATAAATCCCATAAATTCGAAACCCTACAGGTTCACGCTGGCCAGGAGGTAGACCCTACAACAGGCGCTCGCGCCTTGCCGATCTACCAAACATCGTCCTATGTATTCAACAATGCTGAGCATGGTGCCAATCTGTTTGCGTTAAAAGAGTTTGGCAATATCTATACGCGCATCATGAACCCCACCACCGACGCGTTTGAAAAGCGCATTGCCGCATTGGAAGGCGGCGTTGCCGCATTGGCTGTGGCATCCGGACAAGCTGCTCAGTTTATCGCGCTGACCAACATCTTGGAGAGTGGAGAAAATTTTGTTGCAGGAGCCAATCTATATGGAGGCACCTACAACCAATTTAAGGTATCTTTCAAGCGCCTAGGCATCGAGGCACGCTTTGCGGCGGATAGCGAAGCCGAAAACATAGAAAAACTAATCGACGACAAAACCAAGGCTATTTACCTAGAAACTATCGGTAATCCCAGCTACAGCATTCCCGATTTCGACAAAATATCTGCCTTGGCAAAAAAATATGATCTACCCCTGATTGTGGACAACACATTTGGCGCTGGAGGTTATCTTTTTAAACCCTTGGAACATGGGGCGCACATTGTTGTCGAGTCGGCCACAAAATGGATCGGCGGACATGGAACTAGTATTGGCGGCGTAATTATCGATGGCGGAAATTACAATTGGAGCAACGGCAAGTTCAAACAGTTTTCCGAACCTTCCGAAGGCTACCACGGCTTGGTATTTTCCGATGTATTTGGCCCCAACGGCCCTTTCGGAAACATACAATTTATCATCCGTGCACGGGTGGAAGGCCTACGCGACTTCGGGCCTGCACTCTCCCCTTTCAACTCCTTTCTCTTAGTACAAGGATTGGAGACCCTTTCTTTGCGCGTGCAACGCCATGTGGACAATGCCTATGAAATAGCGCAATGGCTAGAGGCACATCCGCAGGTTGAAAAGGTAAGTTATCCTGGACTAAAGAATCATCCTTATCATGAGGCTGCCCAAAAGTACCTTAAGAATGGCTATGGATCGGTGCTTTCGTTTACCATAAAAGGTGGAGCAGAAAAAGCCAATGAATTTATCGACGCTTTGGATCTGATCAGCCACTTGGCCAACGTAGGCGATGCGAAGACACTTATCATTCACCCTGCAGCAACGACGCACCAGCAACTATCAGACGAGGAGCAGCGCAGCGCCGGTGTGTATCCAGGCCAACTCCGTTTATCCGTAGGCATCGAGCATGTAGACGATATCAAAGACGATCTACAGGCAGCGTTTGAAAAAATTCAATAA
- a CDS encoding NUDIX hydrolase: MQTHFTIDCVIYSFNDGKLQVLLTERNEYPYKDWWALPGFFVERGEEMEDAVKRILYEHTGLKDIFMEQLGAFAGVKRHPQGRILTVAFSTIVKYEDVKFKIKPMTSYMRQAQWFPIDQLPELAFDHHRIIQQSLQKLKHGINYSTAIYELLPEKFTLTQLQQVYEAILGKELDKRNFRKKIANDGFLKELQEVQKGVSYRAARLYKFDKRKFHKQVGLD; encoded by the coding sequence TTGCAGACTCATTTTACGATAGACTGTGTTATCTACAGTTTTAACGATGGAAAGCTACAAGTATTGTTGACGGAGCGTAACGAATATCCTTACAAAGACTGGTGGGCCTTGCCTGGTTTCTTTGTCGAAAGAGGAGAGGAGATGGAAGACGCTGTAAAGCGCATCCTGTATGAGCATACCGGATTAAAGGATATCTTCATGGAGCAGCTTGGTGCATTTGCAGGCGTTAAGCGGCACCCGCAAGGTAGAATTCTGACGGTAGCTTTTTCGACGATCGTAAAATATGAAGACGTGAAGTTTAAGATTAAGCCGATGACTTCTTATATGCGTCAGGCGCAATGGTTCCCTATCGATCAGCTGCCTGAACTGGCATTCGACCATCACCGCATTATCCAACAGAGCCTGCAAAAGTTGAAACACGGCATCAACTATTCGACCGCCATCTACGAATTGCTACCAGAAAAATTTACGCTCACCCAATTGCAACAGGTTTACGAGGCTATACTAGGCAAAGAATTGGATAAACGAAATTTCAGAAAAAAGATTGCTAACGACGGCTTCCTCAAAGAACTGCAAGAAGTGCAAAAAGGGGTTTCCTACCGTGCAGCACGGCTTTACAAATTCGATAAACGCAAATTTCACAAACAGGTTGGCTTAGACTAA
- a CDS encoding response regulator transcription factor translates to MTKIAITDDHPLLLEGLKNILSKEDYLEVVGGYADAASMMSGLQQHPAEILLLDINLPDANSMELLEQLLLLFPEMPIIMLSVHNEYAVINGVMQEGASGYIQKNASAEEIIAGIEQVLEGKKFLCAQSRKVIEQKDLDGLKRVPKLTRREKEILAEAATGLTTIQIAEKLFISPHTVESHRKNVIEKFKASNLSSAIKLAIEYGLIRHHN, encoded by the coding sequence ATGACGAAAATTGCGATTACAGATGATCACCCCCTTCTCTTAGAAGGGTTGAAGAATATACTATCCAAAGAAGATTACCTCGAGGTGGTAGGCGGATATGCTGATGCTGCTAGCATGATGAGTGGACTGCAGCAGCATCCTGCCGAGATCCTCCTGCTCGACATTAACTTACCTGACGCCAACAGTATGGAACTGCTGGAGCAGCTTCTACTGCTGTTCCCCGAGATGCCCATCATCATGCTTAGCGTACACAACGAGTATGCGGTGATCAATGGTGTGATGCAGGAAGGTGCCAGTGGATATATCCAAAAAAATGCTTCGGCAGAAGAAATCATCGCAGGCATAGAACAGGTTTTGGAAGGCAAGAAGTTCCTGTGTGCGCAGTCGCGTAAAGTCATTGAACAGAAAGATTTGGATGGACTAAAAAGAGTGCCCAAACTAACGCGTCGCGAGAAGGAAATCCTAGCAGAGGCCGCCACAGGGTTAACAACCATACAGATTGCGGAGAAGCTGTTCATCAGTCCGCACACTGTGGAAAGCCATCGAAAAAATGTGATCGAAAAATTCAAAGCATCGAATCTCAGCTCGGCTATCAAACTAGCCATTGAATACGGACTTATAAGACATCACAACTGA
- a CDS encoding TetR/AcrR family transcriptional regulator, translating to MDNKKDQIIQAALKRFAHYGFNKTTMSEIAVDLNITKANLYYYYPDKNALIKDVLVHISEDILQSQYAIIEGYDSNLVAVLHALLEKRANYLRDYYVLHISENLEWIKGQGVGTVLEEMHVKDKEMMTVLFEKAVAAGEVTLDNVAENAACYIEIIKGLSLIRSVADVLSGMPNAYNVDEILDSQKRTTEFVFKNKIISKN from the coding sequence ATGGACAATAAGAAGGATCAGATTATTCAAGCGGCCCTCAAACGATTTGCACATTACGGTTTCAATAAAACTACGATGAGCGAGATAGCGGTGGACTTGAATATCACGAAAGCCAATCTATACTACTACTATCCCGACAAAAACGCGTTGATCAAAGATGTGTTGGTGCATATCTCCGAAGACATCCTGCAGAGTCAGTATGCTATCATTGAAGGTTACGACAGTAATTTGGTGGCGGTGTTGCATGCACTACTGGAAAAACGGGCAAACTATCTTCGGGACTACTATGTGCTCCATATCAGCGAAAATCTGGAATGGATAAAAGGGCAGGGTGTAGGTACGGTATTGGAAGAGATGCATGTTAAAGATAAGGAGATGATGACCGTGTTGTTTGAGAAGGCGGTCGCAGCAGGCGAGGTGACGCTAGATAATGTAGCCGAAAATGCAGCCTGTTATATCGAGATCATCAAAGGTCTAAGTCTTATTCGCAGTGTCGCGGATGTACTTTCGGGCATGCCCAATGCATACAATGTCGACGAAATTCTGGATAGCCAAAAGCGTACAACGGAATTTGTTTTCAAAAATAAAATAATCAGCAAAAACTAG
- a CDS encoding BCCT family transporter, translated as MRLKKSKTTFLPGIVIPSLLFIVGTSVLSVIFPSQTEHYLSIVKNSLFQNFNWLYVLVVTLFVFFLLFLFISKYGNIKLGPNDAKPEFSFFSWVSMLFAAGMGIGLMYFSVAEPISHYADASLGNLSVQQRAKDAQLYTFFHWGIHAWAIYGVVGLSLAYFTYRYRLPLSLRSCFYPILKDKINGRAGDIVDMFALCSTFFGITTTLGFGVMQLCAGLVHIGLLPEVNFFYQVIIVLVIMAISILSATSGVTKGVKYLSQLNIIAAVLLLLFVLLCGPTTFLFGSLSEGIGYYINAFFSLTFNTHAYEPQRQEWFFNWTILYWAWWISWSPYVGLFIAKISKGRTIREFIGAVLLIPTLFNFLWMTFFGNSAIWLDQHEAQGNISAMVNQADLLLFKFFEYFPLSDIVSIFSLFIIFIFFVTSADSGIYVMNNISSNNAEHSPKWQLSFWGGMLAIVSLILLNAGGLQSLQTMTLITALPFAIIMLLFCYSLIRGLLIDAQYYDRPLSHATNSWSGALWKDRLESIVSYHEKKDINQHLFKIVKPALEELKLAFEEHGIIAKVESSLEQAPYYVEIKIQHENMADFIYGVRNESKTVSDYLRNEDNAPDISEKNTYVPHTYFGDNRAGYDIQYFTKNEMISDVLKHYERFMALSAEQRNELFLGQNLRELPE; from the coding sequence ATGCGCTTAAAAAAAAGTAAAACTACATTTCTTCCGGGTATCGTTATACCAAGCTTACTCTTCATAGTCGGCACTTCGGTTCTTTCTGTTATCTTTCCATCCCAAACGGAGCACTATTTATCCATCGTCAAAAATAGCCTCTTCCAAAATTTCAATTGGCTATATGTACTGGTAGTCACCCTTTTTGTATTCTTTCTACTCTTTTTATTTATCAGCAAATACGGGAATATCAAATTGGGCCCTAACGACGCCAAGCCCGAGTTTTCATTTTTCTCTTGGGTATCCATGCTATTTGCGGCTGGAATGGGCATAGGGTTGATGTATTTTAGCGTGGCCGAACCCATTTCACATTACGCGGATGCCTCGCTGGGCAATCTATCGGTACAGCAACGCGCTAAAGATGCCCAATTGTATACCTTTTTCCATTGGGGCATACACGCCTGGGCCATTTATGGTGTCGTGGGCCTAAGCCTAGCCTACTTCACCTACAGGTACCGCCTTCCCCTTTCGTTGCGTAGTTGCTTCTACCCCATACTTAAAGATAAGATCAACGGTCGCGCAGGCGACATCGTAGATATGTTTGCCCTATGCAGCACTTTCTTCGGTATCACGACCACGCTGGGCTTCGGCGTGATGCAGCTCTGTGCCGGCTTAGTGCATATCGGCCTATTACCTGAAGTCAACTTCTTCTATCAGGTCATCATTGTGTTGGTCATCATGGCGATTTCTATTTTGTCTGCAACCTCCGGTGTAACGAAAGGCGTCAAGTACCTTAGTCAACTTAATATCATAGCAGCAGTTCTGCTATTGCTCTTTGTACTCCTATGTGGCCCCACTACCTTCCTGTTTGGTAGTCTTTCAGAAGGAATCGGCTATTACATCAATGCTTTTTTTAGTCTCACGTTTAATACGCACGCCTACGAGCCGCAGCGGCAGGAATGGTTCTTCAACTGGACCATATTGTATTGGGCTTGGTGGATATCTTGGTCGCCATACGTCGGACTTTTCATCGCTAAGATTTCAAAAGGCCGAACCATACGTGAATTTATAGGAGCAGTATTGCTGATCCCCACACTCTTCAATTTTCTATGGATGACCTTTTTCGGCAACAGCGCCATATGGTTGGATCAGCATGAGGCACAGGGAAACATATCTGCCATGGTCAACCAAGCAGATCTGCTGCTCTTCAAGTTTTTTGAATACTTCCCGCTATCAGATATCGTAAGTATCTTTTCCCTATTCATCATCTTTATCTTCTTCGTGACTTCAGCAGATTCGGGTATCTATGTCATGAACAATATCTCCTCCAATAATGCGGAACATTCACCAAAATGGCAATTGAGTTTTTGGGGCGGCATGCTCGCCATCGTTTCATTAATCCTGCTAAACGCTGGGGGCTTACAGTCATTACAAACCATGACCTTGATCACCGCGCTGCCCTTCGCAATCATCATGTTGTTATTCTGTTACAGTTTGATACGTGGATTGCTCATTGATGCCCAATATTATGACAGGCCCTTATCGCATGCTACCAACAGCTGGTCGGGTGCTCTTTGGAAGGATCGACTGGAAAGTATCGTTTCCTATCACGAGAAAAAAGACATCAACCAACACCTCTTTAAGATTGTTAAACCCGCATTGGAAGAGCTGAAACTAGCGTTCGAAGAACATGGTATTATCGCCAAGGTGGAAAGTTCGCTTGAACAAGCCCCCTATTATGTGGAAATCAAAATTCAACACGAGAACATGGCCGACTTCATCTATGGCGTAAGAAACGAATCCAAGACAGTCTCCGACTATCTGCGTAACGAAGATAATGCCCCAGACATCAGCGAGAAAAACACATATGTGCCACACACTTACTTCGGGGATAACAGAGCCGGATACGACATACAGTATTTTACAAAAAATGAAATGATCAGTGACGTGCTGAAACATTACGAGCGATTTATGGCGCTATCTGCCGAGCAAAGGAACGAGCTCTTTCTAGGACAAAATTTACGCGAGCTTCCTGAATAG
- the pfkA gene encoding 6-phosphofructokinase yields MEEITRIGVFTSGGDSPGMNAAIRAAVRTAIYNGKKVTGIYHGYQGMIDNTMFDMDSPSVSSIIQQGGTILKTARCMAFRTPEGRAQAYENVKAAGIDALVAIGGDGTFTGAEIFSREYDIPVMCIPGTIDNDLNGTDLTIGYDTANNTVIDAIDKIRDTAASHNRLFFVEVMGRDSGCIALNAGIAGGAEAILLPEKDTAIEELIEMLEQGADSNKSSMIVIVAEGDKNGGATNVAKRVKEKFDYFDTKVSILGHLQRGGAPSSADRVLATRMGYSAVMELLKGNSRATIGVRGSEIVTTPLEEALSKKELKLNEDLVEIAKIMAI; encoded by the coding sequence GTGGAAGAAATTACAAGAATAGGTGTTTTTACATCGGGCGGAGATTCGCCAGGCATGAACGCAGCGATTCGTGCAGCTGTAAGAACAGCAATATACAATGGCAAAAAAGTAACCGGAATTTACCACGGTTATCAAGGTATGATAGACAATACGATGTTCGATATGGACAGTCCATCGGTAAGCTCGATCATCCAACAAGGAGGTACTATATTAAAAACGGCACGTTGCATGGCTTTCAGAACGCCAGAGGGACGTGCACAGGCCTATGAGAACGTCAAAGCGGCCGGCATCGACGCGTTGGTAGCGATTGGTGGCGACGGTACGTTCACAGGAGCGGAAATTTTCTCCCGCGAGTACGACATCCCTGTGATGTGTATCCCGGGCACGATCGATAATGACCTTAACGGCACCGACCTGACCATTGGCTATGACACGGCTAACAACACCGTGATTGATGCCATCGACAAAATACGCGATACAGCAGCCTCCCACAACCGTCTGTTTTTCGTAGAGGTGATGGGCCGCGATTCGGGTTGCATTGCCCTCAACGCAGGCATCGCCGGTGGCGCTGAAGCGATCTTACTACCGGAAAAAGACACCGCTATCGAAGAATTGATCGAAATGCTCGAGCAAGGTGCTGATAGCAATAAATCATCGATGATCGTGATCGTTGCCGAAGGCGATAAGAATGGTGGCGCCACCAATGTGGCTAAGCGTGTGAAAGAAAAATTTGATTATTTTGACACAAAAGTTAGTATCTTAGGGCATTTGCAACGTGGTGGTGCACCAAGTAGTGCCGATCGTGTGTTAGCGACACGTATGGGCTATTCTGCAGTTATGGAGTTGCTCAAAGGCAATTCGCGTGCGACGATTGGCGTTCGCGGATCGGAAATCGTAACCACTCCCCTAGAAGAAGCGTTGAGCAAGAAGGAACTTAAACTGAACGAAGACCTTGTGGAGATTGCAAAAATTATGGCCATTTAA
- a CDS encoding homoserine dehydrogenase yields MREKLIIGMFGFGVVGQGLYDIIKTKKLNLEIKKFVIKNADKKRTLPAELFSTDPEAILADPEINTVVELIDDADAAYTFTKRALTSGKNVVSANKKMIASHLEELAEIQQQHGTSLLYEGAVCGSIPIIRNLEEYYDNELLHSVSGIFNGSSNYILSKIFNEGQSYDVALKKAQDLGFAETDPTLDVGGYDPKYKLAIVASHAYGIYVDPESILNLGIDKLADQDIRFAKEKGFKIKLLPLAKEINNDEVVLYVLPKFVRPDNILYNVENENNGVLVKAAFADEQFFYGKGAGGHPTGSAVLSDITALRYGYRYEYKKHLEAGQIQYSSNYELTVYLRYADDNVLNSLKFESISERFYGQDFKYVIGKINLKEIIAKRDLINQTGNFIAEVL; encoded by the coding sequence ATGAGAGAGAAATTAATAATAGGCATGTTTGGCTTCGGTGTCGTGGGACAGGGTCTATATGATATTATAAAAACAAAAAAGTTAAATTTAGAAATTAAGAAATTCGTTATAAAAAATGCGGATAAGAAAAGAACCTTGCCTGCAGAACTATTCAGCACCGATCCTGAAGCCATATTGGCCGATCCAGAGATAAACACCGTGGTGGAGCTGATTGACGATGCCGATGCGGCCTATACCTTTACCAAAAGAGCGTTGACCTCTGGAAAAAATGTGGTATCGGCCAATAAAAAAATGATTGCCTCGCATCTTGAAGAGTTGGCAGAGATACAACAGCAACATGGCACCTCCCTGCTTTACGAAGGAGCCGTTTGTGGTAGTATCCCTATTATCCGTAACTTGGAAGAATACTACGATAACGAGCTGTTGCATTCCGTGAGTGGGATCTTCAATGGTTCATCCAACTACATTTTATCGAAGATATTCAATGAGGGGCAGAGCTATGATGTTGCATTGAAAAAGGCACAAGACCTCGGCTTCGCAGAAACAGACCCTACGCTTGATGTTGGCGGTTACGATCCGAAGTATAAGCTCGCCATTGTGGCCTCCCACGCTTACGGCATTTACGTCGATCCGGAAAGCATCCTCAATTTGGGCATCGATAAGTTAGCGGATCAAGATATTCGCTTTGCCAAGGAAAAGGGATTCAAGATTAAGCTGTTGCCGTTGGCCAAGGAGATAAACAATGACGAGGTAGTGCTGTATGTATTGCCGAAATTCGTTCGCCCAGATAACATTCTGTACAACGTAGAAAACGAAAACAACGGCGTCTTGGTCAAAGCGGCCTTTGCCGACGAACAATTTTTCTATGGCAAAGGTGCCGGCGGACACCCGACCGGTTCTGCCGTCCTATCTGACATTACCGCCCTGCGCTATGGCTATCGCTACGAATATAAAAAACATCTCGAAGCAGGTCAAATACAATACAGCAGCAACTACGAGCTGACCGTCTATTTACGGTATGCAGACGATAACGTGCTAAATAGCTTAAAATTCGAATCCATTAGCGAGCGTTTCTATGGCCAAGATTTCAAATACGTGATCGGAAAGATCAACCTAAAAGAAATCATCGCAAAAAGAGACTTAATCAACCAAACGGGGAATTTTATCGCCGAGGTTCTGTAA
- the mnmA gene encoding tRNA 2-thiouridine(34) synthase MnmA, with product MSKKGRVLVAMSGGVDSSVAAVMLHEQGYDVIGITMKTWDYASAGGSSKETGCCSLDSINDARALAVGYGFPHYILDIRDEFGDYVIDNFVDEYIAGRTPNPCVLCNTHIKWSALMKRADKLDCEFIATGHYANIRMHDNGRYVISKGRDENKDQSYVLWGVSQENLARTQFPLGSFTKKEIRQMALEMGQAELAQKSESYEICFVPDNDYRAFLRHKRPTLDEEIGPGNFILSDGTVVGKHIGYPYFTIGQRKGLGIALGKPMFVIEILPESNSVVLGEEHELEKSQAFVRDINLVKYASLEQPLEAVTKIRYKDAGAQSLLTQQGNIMQVDFAHQVKGIAPGQSAVFYEGNDLLGGGFLMK from the coding sequence ATGAGTAAAAAAGGTAGAGTTTTGGTCGCAATGAGTGGTGGAGTTGACAGTTCCGTAGCGGCCGTCATGTTGCACGAGCAGGGCTATGACGTTATCGGTATTACGATGAAGACTTGGGATTATGCGTCTGCGGGAGGTTCGTCAAAAGAGACGGGCTGCTGTAGTTTGGATAGTATCAATGATGCTCGCGCACTCGCGGTGGGGTATGGCTTCCCTCATTATATTTTGGATATTCGTGACGAGTTTGGTGATTATGTGATCGACAACTTCGTTGATGAATACATCGCTGGTAGAACACCCAATCCCTGTGTCTTGTGCAATACGCATATTAAATGGTCGGCGCTTATGAAGCGTGCCGATAAATTGGATTGCGAGTTTATAGCCACTGGACATTACGCCAATATACGGATGCACGACAATGGCCGTTATGTGATTTCCAAAGGGCGGGATGAAAATAAGGACCAATCGTATGTATTGTGGGGCGTGTCGCAGGAAAACTTGGCACGGACGCAATTCCCATTAGGAAGTTTTACGAAGAAAGAGATACGCCAAATGGCCTTGGAAATGGGGCAGGCGGAGCTCGCGCAGAAATCGGAAAGTTATGAGATATGCTTTGTGCCCGATAATGACTATCGTGCCTTCCTGCGCCATAAAAGACCAACTTTGGACGAGGAAATCGGCCCTGGGAACTTTATTCTTTCTGATGGAACCGTGGTAGGTAAGCATATTGGCTACCCTTACTTTACGATAGGACAGCGTAAAGGCCTTGGAATTGCCTTGGGAAAACCGATGTTCGTTATCGAGATCCTTCCTGAAAGCAATTCGGTGGTACTTGGTGAGGAACACGAGTTGGAGAAATCACAGGCTTTTGTACGCGATATCAATTTGGTGAAGTATGCTTCGTTGGAGCAACCCTTGGAGGCGGTAACCAAAATACGGTACAAGGACGCTGGCGCGCAATCGCTGTTGACGCAACAAGGGAATATTATGCAAGTGGATTTTGCCCATCAGGTGAAAGGCATTGCACCTGGGCAGTCGGCAGTATTCTATGAGGGAAATGACCTGCTTGGTGGCGGCTTTTTGATGAAATAA